TCCGGCGAACGGGAGTGTGCAGCAGAACGCTGCGGAAGGGATGGCGCGTGGCCGGCCCGTACTTTACGGGCTGGAGCGCTTTTTTGGTGCCGACGGCGAGACTCGAACTCGCACAGCTTTCGCCACTACCCCCTCAAGATAGCGTGTCTACCAATTTCACCACGTCGGCACTGCAAGGGGCGCAATTCTAGCGTGACGTTGCGCGTTTGTGAAGGGGGTGTGACACATTGAAGGGATTCACGCAGGCGATCCCGGTAGAATTCGGGCGATCGACCCGACGATAGTCGCAACCGCCACCCGTTTTCTCCGCGTGACAAACACCCTCGAACAACTGCAGGCCGGGCAGCTCGCCGGCGCACGGCAACTCAAGCTCGCATGCGGGTTGACGGCATTCCCTCGCGAGATCTTCGATCTTGCCGATACGCTCGAAGTGCTCGACCTGACCGGCAATGCGCTCTCCGCGCTGCCGGACGACCTGCCGCGGCTGCACCGCCTGCGTATCCTGTTCGCGTCCGGCAATCGCTTTACCGCGTTCCCCGACGTGCTCGGCGCGTGCGGGCAGCTCGACATGATCGGCTTCAAGGCGAACCGGATTCAGACGGTGCCGAGCGGGTCGCTGCCGCGCGCGCTGCGCTGGCTGATCCTCACCGACAACGCCATCGACGAACTGCCGGCCGACATCGGCGCTTGCTCGCGGCTGCAGAAGCTGATGCTCGCGGGCAACCGGTTGCGCACGCTGCCGGCGGAAATGGCCGCATGCCGCGCACTCGAACTGGTGCGGTTGTCCGCGAACCGGCTGGACGCACTGCCCGACTGGCTGCTGCGCCTGCCGCGCCTCGCGTGGCTCGCCGCCGCGGGCAACCCGTTCGGCGCCGCGCCGGAAGCCGCGGCGTCGGCCGGTGACGAGGTCGCGGACATCGACTGGGCGTCGCTGTCATGCGAGCAGAAGCTGGGCGAGGGCGCGTCGGGCGTCATTTTTCGCGCGCAGTGGCATGCGGATGGGCGTCCGCCACGGGCGGTCGCGGTCAAGCTGTTCAAGGGCGCGGTGACGAGCGACGGCCTGCCCGATTGCGAAATGGCCGCGTGCCTGCACGCCGGCCGCCATTCGAGCATGATCCCGGTGATCGGCAAGGTGAGCGGGCATCCCGACGGCACGCACGGCCTCGTGATGGAACTGGTCGATCCCGCGCTCACCAATCTCGCCGGACCGCCGAGCTTCGCGACCTGCACGCGCGACGTGTATGCGGCCGACGCGCGATTCGAACCGGCCGCAGCCGTGCGGATTGCGCACGGCATCGCGTCGGTGGCGGGCCATCTGCACGCCCGCGGCATCATGCATGGCGACCTGTACGCGCACAACATCCTGCACGATGGCGAAGGCGGTGCGCTGCTCGGGGATTTCGGCGCGGCGTCGCTCTACGATACGAACGATCGCACGCGTGCTACGGCGTTCGAGCGGCTCGAGGTGCGGGCGTTCGGCTATCTGCTTGGCGAGCTGCTCGAGCGATGCGAACCGCACACGTGGGCCGGCAGGCGCGCGCTCGATGCGCTCGCCGTGGCCTGCCTGAATGAAGACGTCGATGCGCGGCCGTCGTTCGGCGAGATCGCGGCCGAGCTGGCCGCACACACGCGCTGACGGGCGCTCGCTTACGCCTGCCGTGCAGTCAGCAGCTTGATCCCGAGCCCGACGAACAGCAGCCCGCTCGCGCGCTTGAGCGCACGCACCGTGCGGCTCATGCCGAAGCCGCGATGGAGCCGGCGCACGCCGGCCGAGTAGACGCTGTGAACGACCACGACGGTACACGCGATCGTCGCGTACATCACGACGAACTGCAGCGCGAGCGGGCGGTCGTGCACGACGAACTGCGGCATGAATGCCGACAGGAAGATCATCGTCTTCGGATTGCTGCCCGATACGAACAGCGCCTCGCGGAACAGTTTCCTGCGGTCGGGCACGGCGATCTCCGCCGCCCCGGTCGAAGCGGCGGCCTTGCGGTCGCCGCGCAACTGCCGGACACCGAGGAAGACCAGGTACGCGGCGCCGACCACCTTCATCGCGACGAACAGCGGCGGCATCGCGGCCAGCACCGCGCCGACGCCGAGCGCGACGAGCACCACGACCACACCTTGCGCGACGAGGTTGCCCGCGATCGTCGCGGCCGTGCCATGCGTGCCGTAGCGCACCGTGTTGCGGATGACGAGCAGCACGTTGGGCCCCGGCGACAGCGTCGTGGCGAGATAGGCTGCGGCAAACAGCATCCAGGTCTGAATGGACATGCGGCGCTCCGAGAGGCGGTTCCGGCGGGCGGGATGAAGCGATGATGCCACGCCAATAATTGGCGTAGGCTGGCGCCGGAACCGCGCCGTCGCGCGCGTCAGCTTGCGTCGCGCATGCAGTACGCGGGGATCGACGGCGGCGTATCGATCGCGGCGGGCCGCGTCATCCATGCGATCCACCCGGCCCATAACCCGCAGACGATCATCACGGCGACGTTCAGCGGCGTCCGGTAGCGGACGATCAGGTCGGCCAGCGGCAGGCGGTGTTTCATGTGCGTCTCCTTCGATCGGGGGCGGGTGGCGTTACTGGCCGGCGTAGGTCGGCGCCTTGGCGTCGCAGGTCACGGACACCGTCGCGCCGTCCGCGAAATGCAGCCGGAACGGCACCTTCGCACCGGGCGCGACCGCCTGGCGCGGTTGCTCCAGCATCACGTGATAGCTTTTCGGCTTGAAGGTCACCGTACCGTGCGCGGGCACTTCGACGGCATCGACGTGAACCATCTTCGCGGTGCTGCCGCTCGTTTGCGTTTCATGCAGCATCGCCATCCCGTACGCGGGCGAGTCGAGGCCCGTCAGCGTGACGGGTGCATCGCCGTCGTTCTTCAGCGTGAAGTAGCCGGACGACGGCACGGCCGCCGGCATTGCGCGGATCCAGCAGTTTTCCGCCTGCACGGCCGGCGCGGCGAACGTGGCGGGGGCGTGCAGCGCGAGCAGGGCGAACAGCAGGCCGGTCGGAATCGAGCGTTTCATGGTTGGTTCTCCTTATGGGTGGATGCGGAAGGTAACGGGGCGGCGCGACCGGCGCGAAACGCCGATGCGCGTCGCGAACC
This window of the Burkholderia lata genome carries:
- a CDS encoding leucine-rich repeat-containing protein kinase family protein; translation: MTNTLEQLQAGQLAGARQLKLACGLTAFPREIFDLADTLEVLDLTGNALSALPDDLPRLHRLRILFASGNRFTAFPDVLGACGQLDMIGFKANRIQTVPSGSLPRALRWLILTDNAIDELPADIGACSRLQKLMLAGNRLRTLPAEMAACRALELVRLSANRLDALPDWLLRLPRLAWLAAAGNPFGAAPEAAASAGDEVADIDWASLSCEQKLGEGASGVIFRAQWHADGRPPRAVAVKLFKGAVTSDGLPDCEMAACLHAGRHSSMIPVIGKVSGHPDGTHGLVMELVDPALTNLAGPPSFATCTRDVYAADARFEPAAAVRIAHGIASVAGHLHARGIMHGDLYAHNILHDGEGGALLGDFGAASLYDTNDRTRATAFERLEVRAFGYLLGELLERCEPHTWAGRRALDALAVACLNEDVDARPSFGEIAAELAAHTR
- a CDS encoding LysE family translocator; this encodes MSIQTWMLFAAAYLATTLSPGPNVLLVIRNTVRYGTHGTAATIAGNLVAQGVVVVLVALGVGAVLAAMPPLFVAMKVVGAAYLVFLGVRQLRGDRKAAASTGAAEIAVPDRRKLFREALFVSGSNPKTMIFLSAFMPQFVVHDRPLALQFVVMYATIACTVVVVHSVYSAGVRRLHRGFGMSRTVRALKRASGLLFVGLGIKLLTARQA
- a CDS encoding copper chaperone PCu(A)C yields the protein MKRSIPTGLLFALLALHAPATFAAPAVQAENCWIRAMPAAVPSSGYFTLKNDGDAPVTLTGLDSPAYGMAMLHETQTSGSTAKMVHVDAVEVPAHGTVTFKPKSYHVMLEQPRQAVAPGAKVPFRLHFADGATVSVTCDAKAPTYAGQ